In Chaetodon trifascialis isolate fChaTrf1 chromosome 23, fChaTrf1.hap1, whole genome shotgun sequence, the following proteins share a genomic window:
- the slc7a8a gene encoding solute carrier family 7 member 8a has translation MTDGPRQRSSTSGSAKDAAGGESGGAVALKKEIGLVSACGIIVGNIIGSGIFVSPKGVMENASSVGVALIVWIITGIITAIGALCYAELGVTIPKSGGDYSYVKDIFGGLAGFLRLWIAVLVIYPTNQAVIALTFSNYVLQPLFPTCFPPENGLRLLAAVCLLLLTWVNCSSVRWATRVQDMFTAGKLLALGLIIIMGIVQICKGEYYWLEPANAFEPFQDYDVGLIALAFLQGSFAYGGWNFLNYVTEELVDPYVNLPRAIFISIPLVTFVYVFANIAYVTAMSPQELLASNAVAVTFGEKLLGVMSWIMPISVALSTFGGVNGSLFTSSRLFFAGAREGHLPSLLAMIHVKRCTPIPALLFTCLSTLLMLCTSDMYTLINYVGFINYLFYGVTVAGQIVLRIKQPNMHRPIKISLIWPVIYLIFWAFLLIFSLYSEPVVCGIGLAIMLTGVPVYFLGVYWDNKPQCFNVFINKMTYLGQKFCVVVYPAMGDSSGSEEGEEMQEARSPLSKEDGDNHKSADC, from the exons ATGACGGACGGTCcaagacagaggagcagcacGTCGGGCTCTGCCAAGGATGCTGCCGGCGGCGAGTCGGGAGGTGCTGTTGCACTCAAGAAGGAAATCGGGCTTGTGAGCGCCTGCGGTATTATTGTTG GTAACATCATCGGCTCAGGTATCTTCGTCAGTCCGAAGGGAGTGATGGAGAACGCCAGCTCCGTGGGCGTGGCCCTGATCGTGTGGATCATCACGGGCATCATCACCGCCATCGGGGCGCTGTGCTACGCGGAGCTGGGAGTCACCATCCCCAAGTCGGGGGGAGACTACTCGTACGTCAAGGACATCTTCGGAGGGCTGGCGGG GTTCCTGCGTCTGTGGATCGCCGTGCTGGTGATCTACCCGACCAACCAGGCCGTGATCGCGCTGACCTTTTCCAACTACGTCCTGCAGCCTCTGTTCCCCACCTGCTTCCCGCCGGAGAACGGCCTGCGTCTGCTGGCTGCCGTCTGCCTCT TGCTGCTGACATGGGTGAACTGCTCCAGTGTGAGGTGGGCCACCAGGGTGCAGGACATGTTCACTGCCGGCAAGCTGCTGGCCCTCggcctcatcatcatcatgggcATCGTGCAGATCTGCAAAG GAGAGTACTACTGGTTGGAGCCAGCCAACGCCTTCGAGCCCTTCCAGGACTACGACGTGGGTTTGATAGCCTTAGCCTTCCTGCAAGGCTCCTTCGCCTACGGAGGGTGGAACTTCCTCAACTACGTCACAGAGGAGCTGGTGGACCCTTATGT GAACCTTCCTCGTGCCATCTTCATCTCCATCCCCCTCGTGACCTTCGTTTACGTCTTCGCCAACATCGCCTACGTCACGGCCATGAGCCCCCAGGAGCTGCTCGCCTCGAACGCCGTCGCTGTG ACGTTCGGTGAGAAGCTGCTGGGAGTCATGTCGTGGATCATGCCCATCTCTGTGGCTCTCTCCACCTTCGGGGGAGTCAATGGttccctcttcacctcctcacg GTTGTTCTTTGCTGGAGCCAGAGAGGGCCACCTCCCCAGCCTGCTGGCCATGATTCACGTGAAGCGCTGCACTCCCATCCCCGCTCTGCTCTTCACT TGCCTGTCCACGCTGCTGATGCTGTGCACCAGCGACATGTACACTCTCATCAACTACGTGGGTTTCATCAACTACCTCTTCTATGGAGTCACTGTCGCTGGGCAGATTGTCCTGCGCATTAAACAGCCCAACATGCACCGGCCAATcaag ATCAGCCTGATATGGCCGGTCATTTACCTCATCTTCTGGGCCTTCTTGCTCATCTTCTCCCTTTACTCCGAGCCTGTGGTTTGTGGCATCGGCCTGGCCATCATGCTGACTGGCGTCCCCGTCTATTTCCTGGGAGTCTACTGGGACAATAAGCCACAGTGCTTCAACGTCTTCATTA ATAAGATGACGTACTTGGGCCAGAAGTTCTGCGTGGTGGTTTACCCGGCCATGGGTGACAGCAGCGGGAGcgaagaaggagaggaaatgcaGGAGGCCAGGTCTCCTCTGTCCAAGGAGGACGGAGACAACCACAAGTCAGCGGACTGCTAG